In a genomic window of Columba livia isolate bColLiv1 breed racing homer chromosome 4, bColLiv1.pat.W.v2, whole genome shotgun sequence:
- the LOC135579454 gene encoding uncharacterized protein LOC135579454, with product MERTVEVAVEAALERTVEVAVEAVMEMSVEVAVEAALERTVEVAVETVMERTVEVAVETVMERTVEVAVEAALERTVEVAVETVMEMSVEVAVEAALERTLEVAVEVAMERTVEVAVEAALERTVEVAVETVMEMSVEVAVEAALERTVEVAVEAVMEMSVEVAVEVAMERTVEVAVEAALERTVEVAVEAVMEMSVEVAVEVAMERTVEVAVEAALERTVEVAGLLGLSC from the coding sequence ATGGAGAGGACAGTGGAGGTGGCAGTGGAGGCGGCCCTGGAGAGGACAGTGGAGGTGGCAGTGGAGGCGGTCATGGAGATGTCAGTGGAGGTGGCAGTGGAGGCGGCCCTGGAGAGGACAGTGGAGGTGGCAGTGGAGACGGTCATGGAGAGGACAGTGGAGGTGGCAGTGGAGACGGTCATGGAGAGGACAGTGGAGGTGGCAGTGGAGGCGGCCCTGGAGAGGACAGTGGAGGTGGCAGTGGAGACGGTCATGGAGATGTCAGTGGAGGTGGCAGTGGAGGCGGCCCTGGAGAGGACATTGGAGGTGGCAGTGGAGGTGGCCATGGAGAGGACAGTGGAGGTGGCAGTGGAGGCGGCCCTGGAGAGGACAGTGGAGGTGGCAGTGGAGACGGTCATGGAGATGTCAGTGGAGGTGGCAGTGGAGGCGGCCCTGGAGAGGACAGTGGAGGTGGCAGTGGAGGCGGTCATGGAGATGTCAGTGGAGGTGGCAGTGGAGGTGGCCATGGAGAGGACAGTGGAGGTGGCAGTGGAGGCGGCCCTGGAGAGGACAGTGGAGGTGGCAGTGGAGGCGGTCATGGAGATGTCAGTGGAGGTGGCAGTGGAGGTGGCCATGGAGAGGACAGTGGAGGTGGCAGTGGAGGCGGCCCTGGAGAGGACAGTGGAGGTGGCAGGGCTTCTTGGTCTCAGTTGCTGA